In Raphanus sativus cultivar WK10039 unplaced genomic scaffold, ASM80110v3 Scaffold0611, whole genome shotgun sequence, the DNA window tttacattttattttttaaagaaaattatcatacatttttttttggtttttatagaATCAATAAACCAAAAGAAGCTAATAGCAATTTTTGTATTCATGAATGTTTCCCTTTCTCATATTTAGAGCCGGTGccctatataccatatattttaaataagtcTCAGTGTTTTCGTTTAGAATATAAGAACATACATAATGCATAATTGAGCCGAGTGAACGATTAATCTAAAGCCAAAAGAACCAGAAGCAAGTCACTGATTGAAATTAAATAGAATCATAATGGCAAGATAAGAAGAATGAATGGAATATGAGATGATCGTTTGTGTTGTCTTAGTGAGTACGGTACTACTAATTAAGCTATTCATTCGCTTACATATTCTAAAAGAATTCATGTACTAGTTTATATAAGATTGGTTATTGTGCGAGATTGAAGATCTCCAAAAAATATCAGAATGGTAGTCTTGGAGTTAGTATGAATTAACGTTGTAGATAGCTTACGGGCATTATTGTAtcatcttttcaatttcttttttaaaaataactagaGTCTAACTCAAACATTCGtacgtatatttttatttaattaatataaaatttttatattatcataaaacttttaaatatatgattttatatttagtgttatatatttcttattcgTCATTAATTATAAACCacaatttttatacattttatattcttatttattgttattatttattataatactTTGAATGTTAAGGTattaatttttctgttttaattattaaattatattttaaatggtCCTATTATGACTTGTTGGTAAATAAATATAGgattctaaattaataaaaatggtTTGTGCTAAAGAAGGTTTAGGGTATTTGTTGTAAAATGAAACTTTGTGTATAACtgaatttattaaaagtataaaataaataaattcaaaatgtaGAGAATAGGCTAGAAAACAATTTGAGCCAATAGCccctttttcagaaaaaaacacaatttgAACCAAAGACTTTCTGATGCAGTGAATCTCGCAGCATTATTTCCCATGGGCTTAGAAGACTTCGGGTTGGAGTCTTTCACAAATCATTTCGTATTCTCGTATTCACAAATGTTATCTATTGAATATAAGTAATATGGTATATACAACTAAAACGTACACAAGTATCACTCTTATCTATCTGGAGGTCACGGTTCCGTATCCGCCCCAACCCTTCCAATCATTTAAAAACGATACAAAGTATAAGAGCAAAAAGTGTGGtggttttagttttctttttgtcttttctgAGACAACGGTCTCATGTGATTAAGCAGATATAGAGCGGTCAAAACCAAGAAGGTATGATGTGATTATGAGCGGTGAGGCTCGTGATAATTGTGGCTTTGGATCAGTGTTACTATAGATTCAacacttgataatattttttgcaACTTTTTTAACACTTGATAATAGTTCGATACAAATTTTCATTAACGAACCTTGACGATGGCGTTTTAGTTTTGCGCAAACCTTCAAGATATACATTCTGCATTACGACGGATCAATTTGAAGATGTGAAAAAACTCGTGTGTTCCGGTTAAGGAACACAAATATGTGctatataacaaaaacaaatattggCAATAGATAATGAAAAACTTAAAAGTGGAAAGGACACAATCAATATAACAAAAATCGGTGAACATTGAGCTAAAGTAAGTGAACCCACGGGACTCATGATACCACCTAAACCTccccaaaatatcaaaatactaAGACAAGAAAATGCATACATCTCTCTTCTTTAGGAATGGCTATATAAACCCTAGACTGGCACAAGGTTTCATACAACACAACACATACATCAACATATTAACCATGAAGCTTCTAGGGCTCGCTTTAGTTTTACTATTAGCTGCTGCCAGTTGCAAAGCTGGTGAAGAAATTACTTGCGAAGAGAACGAACCATTCACATGTAGTAACACTGCTAAATTAAGCAGTAAAAGCTTTGGAAAAGACTTCATCTTCGGTGTTGCATCTTCTGCTTACCAGGCATGTAACAATactttttgatgaataaataataaacaaatcaagaacacTAAAATGCAACGTTGCATGGTTGTCTCTTTTCATTTCAGATCGAAGGAGGGAGAGGTCGTGGTGTTAACATTTGGGATGGCTTCAGTCACCGATATCCAGGTATGTcacattgacatatatatacatgagaTGAATGTCGGTTTATATGTACACATATTAATGCATTTGTAATTGTTATCAGAGAAATCTGGGTCAGATTTGAAGAATGGAGACACCACTTGTGAGTCATATACGAGATGGCAGGTCAGTACATTGATACTCATGTGACTGAACTATGTACTAAAAGACTATACGTGTGGATTGTTGACATCCGATTAAATATGTGAACTGCAGAAAGATGTAGACGTGATGGGCGAAATCAATGCTACTGGCTACAGATTCTCCTTTGCGTGGTCAAGAATCATTCCAAGTATGTTGTTTGTATTTTAATTGGCATCATTTAATTAGTTGGAAGAGTACTAATTACTGTACGATATAAATGAGCAGAAGGAAAGGTGAGTAGGGGAGTGAACCAAGGAGGTCTTGAATACTATCACAAACTCATAGATGCACTCCTCGAAAAGAATATAACTCCTTTTGTTACCCTCTTTCACTGGGACCTTCCTCAAACACTCCAAGATGAGTATGAAGGTTTCTTGGACCGCCAGATCATGTATGTGCTGTGCTTCTTAATTATATTTCGAAGAGAGTAAAAATTATTAGTGATAGAAGAAGAACATTTAGTCTTAATGACATGTATTACTGAAATGATTCTATACTAATATGCACAGCCAAGATTTCAAAGATTACGCGGATCTGTGTTTCAAAGAATTTGGTGGAAAGGTAAAGCATTGGATCACGATCAACCAGCTATACACAGTGCCTACAAGAGGCTATGCGATTGGAACAGATGCACCTGGTCGATGTTCTCCTATGGTTGATACCAAGCACAGGTGTTACGGCGGAAATTCTTCAACAGAACCCTACATCGTTGCACATAACCAGCTTCTTGCTCATGCTGCGGCCGTCGATCTTTACAGAACCAAATATAAGGTGAGTGCTGTCTCCATATGTGAAAATTAAGGTGGTGTAAATGTAACATATATGATTATAAtgtatagttatatatatctatatatcaCGTGACCAACAGTTCCAAAAGGGAAAGATTGGACCTGTGATGATAACAAGATGGTTTCTTCCATATGATGATTCTGATCCTGCCTCCATAGAAGCAACCGAGAGGATGAACCAATTCTTCCATGgatggtatatataattttatatattactaaaaatgTATCAGTgtgtattttatgtatttataatgaaacaaaaatatacatggATCAGGTACATGGAGCCGCTAACAAAGGGTAGATATCCAGACATCATGAGACAGATTGTGGGTAGTCGGCTTCCCAACTTCACAGAGGAAGAAGCCGCACTCGTCGCTGGTTCATATGATTTTCTTGGTCTCAACTATTATGTCgctcagtacacccagccgaaACCTAACCCATATCCTTCAGAGACACACACTGCCATGATGGACGCTGGCGTAAAGCTCACATGTACTACAACATTACCACCTAGTTACagcctttatatatatatcttctttttgttACAGCATACTTTGTGAGTGACCATCAATTATTTCATCCTTGTGTTTACAGATGAGAATTCACGTGGTGAACTTATTGGTCCACTGGTATATATGAATGATCATCCACCCCTATGATTTctctttcattattttttatatttgcaatATAACACCACTTTTGGTCTCCTTATTGATATATATGTGTTTGCCTCCCTTTCTCAGTTCGTTGAAGACAAAGACAACGGCAACAGCTATTACTACCCAAAAGGGATTTATTACGTAATGGACTACTTTAAAACCAAATACGGCAACCCATTAATCTATGTCACCGAGAATGGTGAGTTCTACATAATACTACTACTCAGTTTTTCATCTATAACATATACTAATTAGTGTATTTCGAAATAAATCCAAGAAACTGACTTTCAAATACTGTGTAATTTTTCATGTTGTGGTGGTAATCAGGATTTAGCACCCCCAGTTCAGAAAAACGTGAGCAAGCTATTGCCGATTACAAGCGAATTGATTATCTATGCAGCCATCTATGTTTTCTCCGCAAAGTCATCAAGTGAGTGGATGATACTATACATGCTTTTCttctaatatttgtttcaaCTTCTTTTTAAGTATTTATTCATATGATTGCTCTTGTTTTCAGGGAGAAGGGTGTCAACGTGAGAGGATACTTCGCATGGGCTCTTGGTGATAATTATGAATTCTGTAAAGGTTTTACGGTCAGATTTGGACTCAGTTACGTTAATTGGGATGATCTCGACGACAGAAACCTCAAAGAATCTGGTCAATGGTACCAGAGATTCATTAACGGGACTGTCAAGAATCCTGCAAAACAAGATTTCCTCCGCTCAAGCCTCTCTTCCCAGAGTCAGAAGAGGCTTGCTGATGCATGAAACACTTTTACTCCTCAAGATCATCTCCatgtctctctctcactctttctaCTTGCTCCATAGATAAGGAGCTTCTTCTACCTATaataatgtaataaaaaaaagtctAAATAAAAAGATGATCAACTCATgaagaataaaataattttctacaACTACATTATGCCAAGTCAAAGGAATGCGAGAAAATAATGCAATTTAAACATCGGCAgacatacaaacaaaaaaaaaaccctaactAATTTagtgtaaaataaatattgaccACCGATTATCCTAAAATTCACTAATTATAGTATAataagtttaaatttatataataaatgtatCTTTAACAGAATAAACCTTAATTAATTAAACTAAAGTTCCATCATCCTCAAATGAAACTAAATagatttttacattttattttttaaagaaaattatcatacatttttttttggtttttatagaATCAATAAACCAAAAGAAGCTAATAGCAATTTTTGTATTCATGAATGTTTCCCTTTCTCATATTTAGAGCCGGTGccctatataccatatattttaaataagtcTCAGTGTTTTCGTTTAGAATATAAG includes these proteins:
- the LOC130502621 gene encoding myrosinase-like, which produces MKLLGLALVLLLAAASCKAGEEITCEENEPFTCSNTAKLSSKSFGKDFIFGVASSAYQIEGGRGRGVNIWDGFSHRYPEKSGSDLKNGDTTCESYTRWQKDVDVMGEINATGYRFSFAWSRIIPKGKVSRGVNQGGLEYYHKLIDALLEKNITPFVTLFHWDLPQTLQDEYEGFLDRQIIQDFKDYADLCFKEFGGKVKHWITINQLYTVPTRGYAIGTDAPGRCSPMVDTKHRCYGGNSSTEPYIVAHNQLLAHAAAVDLYRTKYKFQKGKIGPVMITRWFLPYDDSDPASIEATERMNQFFHGWYMEPLTKGRYPDIMRQIVGSRLPNFTEEEAALVAGSYDFLGLNYYVAQYTQPKPNPYPSETHTAMMDAGVKLTYENSRGELIGPLFVEDKDNGNSYYYPKGIYYVMDYFKTKYGNPLIYVTENGFSTPSSEKREQAIADYKRIDYLCSHLCFLRKVIKEKGVNVRGYFAWALGDNYEFCKGFTVRFGLSYVNWDDLDDRNLKESGQWYQRFINGTVKNPAKQDFLRSSLSSQSQKRLADA